From a single Cyclobacterium marinum DSM 745 genomic region:
- a CDS encoding ribonuclease HII, whose translation MLLPNLVPNRLEAGCDEVGRGCLCGPVTAAAVILPEDYANEWINDSKKLTKGNRERLTNEIKENALAWAIASATVEEIDEINILNASFLAMNRAIDTLNVKPEFLLIDGNRFNPVYDIPYQCIVKGDAKYASIAAASILAKTHRDELMTKLALEYPGYGWEKNVGYPTKAHRLGLQTLGPCPHHRKSFRLLPK comes from the coding sequence ATGCTGCTACCGAATTTAGTTCCTAACAGATTAGAAGCCGGCTGCGATGAAGTGGGAAGAGGGTGCCTATGTGGCCCTGTAACTGCCGCGGCGGTTATTCTTCCGGAAGACTATGCCAATGAGTGGATCAATGATTCTAAAAAATTAACCAAGGGCAACAGGGAAAGGCTTACCAATGAAATCAAGGAGAATGCTTTGGCTTGGGCCATCGCTAGTGCCACCGTTGAGGAAATTGATGAAATCAATATCTTGAATGCCTCTTTCTTGGCCATGAACAGGGCGATTGATACCTTAAATGTCAAGCCTGAGTTTTTATTGATTGATGGCAACAGGTTTAACCCTGTCTACGATATCCCCTACCAATGTATCGTAAAAGGGGATGCCAAATATGCCAGTATAGCCGCCGCTTCTATTTTGGCAAAAACCCACAGAGATGAATTGATGACCAAGCTAGCCCTTGAATATCCGGGGTACGGTTGGGAGAAAAATGTGGGTTATCCAACCAAAGCACACCGGTTGGGCCTACAAACATTAGGTCCTTGCCCCCACCATAGAAAATCTTTTCGATTGCTTCCGAAATAA
- a CDS encoding MGH1-like glycoside hydrolase domain-containing protein, whose product MNIELKRLKEDREKIRHWKKWGPYLTERQWGTVREDYSPDGSAWENVTHDDARSKAYRWGEEGIGGISDNKQKLCISWAFWNGHDEMIKERLFGLTGNQGNHGEDVKELYYYLDSSPTHSYMKMLYKYPQSKFPYQQILDENLRRGKTDREFEILDTGIFDNNAYFDIYLEYAKEDIEDIVCKATIHNRGSEEASIWVMPTIWFRKTWFTGDEPFMPTFRKNGKNKIKAFSPKSGNYSFIFQGEPELKFCDNETNRERLYHIGNQKKYLKDAINDYVLHGDTAHLNPKNTGTKSAAIYKLTIPAGGKSEVLFRMQKLQTENPIENAESILQSRIEDTNNFYENIQERVKDDEMKMIQRQAYAGMLWTKQFYYYNVERWLEGDPGRYQPPLERRSGRNSNWRHLQNYDIISMPDKWEYPWYAAWDLAFHTIPLARLDPDFAKDQLLVLLNDWYMHPNGQMPAYEWNFNDVNPPVHAWAVQRVYQIDRKNNENKVGDQEFLERAFHKLLLNFTWWVNQKDEEGKNIFEGGFLGLDNISVFDRSHVDKFFGKLEQADATSWMAMFSLNMLRISLDLCEFNKVYQHTAIKFLEHFLNIAGAMSNISKENISLWDDEDNFFYDVLHLSGEEPKLMKVKSIVGIIPMFAVEPIREELFDDLPEFKKRLNFFFKERPKLAALVSNWIHPGRDKRRLFSLLRGHRMKSILNKMLDEKEFLSEYGIRSLSKDHLEHPYSVQINGNKFSIRYAPGESETSMFGGNSNWRGPIWFPINYLIIESLKKFDYYYGGTFSIEYPTGSGKYITLDLIAKELSLRLINIFMKDKDGNRPIYADNEKMQKDPHFQDLILFYEYFHGDNGRGLGASHQTGWTGLVAELIHKYHKEQEFYPNAATEFSS is encoded by the coding sequence ATGAATATAGAGCTAAAGCGATTGAAGGAAGACCGGGAAAAAATCCGGCACTGGAAAAAATGGGGCCCTTACCTTACGGAAAGGCAATGGGGTACCGTTCGAGAAGATTATAGTCCTGATGGATCTGCCTGGGAAAATGTAACACACGATGATGCTAGAAGTAAAGCATATCGATGGGGAGAAGAAGGTATTGGCGGCATCAGTGACAATAAACAAAAACTATGTATTTCTTGGGCATTCTGGAATGGTCATGATGAAATGATCAAGGAAAGACTGTTTGGACTAACAGGAAATCAAGGAAATCACGGTGAGGATGTTAAAGAATTGTATTATTACCTAGACTCATCTCCTACGCATAGTTATATGAAAATGCTCTACAAATACCCACAGAGCAAATTCCCCTACCAGCAAATATTGGATGAAAATCTTAGACGAGGAAAAACGGATAGGGAGTTCGAGATATTAGATACCGGAATATTTGATAACAACGCATATTTTGATATTTACTTGGAATATGCGAAGGAAGACATAGAGGACATAGTCTGTAAAGCCACCATTCATAATCGAGGCTCAGAAGAAGCCTCTATTTGGGTTATGCCTACCATTTGGTTCAGAAAAACATGGTTTACAGGGGATGAGCCATTTATGCCTACATTCAGAAAAAATGGTAAAAACAAAATCAAAGCCTTTTCTCCTAAGTCCGGAAATTACAGTTTTATTTTTCAAGGAGAGCCTGAGCTTAAATTTTGTGACAATGAAACCAACCGTGAAAGATTATACCATATTGGCAATCAAAAAAAATACCTTAAAGATGCCATAAATGACTATGTACTTCATGGAGATACTGCTCACCTGAATCCCAAAAACACCGGCACCAAGTCAGCAGCCATATATAAGTTGACCATTCCTGCCGGAGGAAAATCCGAAGTACTTTTCAGGATGCAAAAATTGCAAACTGAAAACCCCATTGAAAATGCAGAAAGCATCCTTCAAAGCCGCATAGAAGACACCAATAATTTCTATGAAAATATCCAAGAAAGGGTAAAAGACGATGAAATGAAAATGATCCAGAGGCAGGCCTATGCCGGTATGCTTTGGACCAAACAATTTTATTATTACAATGTAGAACGATGGCTGGAAGGCGACCCCGGCAGGTATCAACCTCCGTTAGAAAGAAGATCCGGAAGAAATAGCAATTGGCGTCACTTACAGAATTACGACATTATTTCTATGCCCGACAAATGGGAATATCCCTGGTACGCGGCATGGGACCTGGCATTCCATACCATTCCTCTTGCCCGTTTAGATCCGGACTTTGCCAAAGATCAGTTGCTTGTCTTGCTGAATGATTGGTACATGCATCCCAATGGGCAAATGCCTGCATATGAATGGAATTTTAACGATGTTAACCCTCCCGTTCATGCGTGGGCTGTGCAAAGAGTTTATCAAATCGATAGAAAAAACAACGAAAACAAAGTAGGAGATCAGGAATTTCTAGAAAGAGCCTTCCATAAACTTCTTCTTAACTTTACTTGGTGGGTCAATCAAAAAGATGAAGAAGGCAAGAATATATTTGAAGGTGGATTTTTGGGGCTTGACAATATCAGTGTTTTCGATAGAAGCCATGTAGACAAGTTTTTTGGTAAACTTGAACAAGCAGATGCCACTTCTTGGATGGCCATGTTTAGCCTAAACATGCTTAGGATCTCCTTAGATCTATGTGAATTTAACAAAGTTTACCAACATACAGCCATTAAATTTCTTGAGCACTTCCTGAATATAGCAGGTGCCATGAGTAATATTTCTAAGGAAAATATTAGCCTTTGGGATGATGAAGACAACTTCTTCTATGATGTCCTACACCTTTCTGGAGAAGAACCTAAGCTCATGAAGGTAAAATCCATCGTAGGCATTATACCAATGTTTGCCGTAGAACCTATTCGGGAAGAATTGTTTGATGATCTTCCGGAATTTAAAAAACGCTTGAATTTTTTCTTCAAGGAAAGACCAAAACTGGCCGCATTGGTATCCAACTGGATTCACCCCGGGCGTGACAAAAGACGACTCTTTTCATTGTTGAGGGGACATCGAATGAAGAGTATCCTTAATAAAATGCTTGATGAGAAAGAGTTTTTATCAGAATATGGCATTCGCTCCTTGTCCAAGGATCATCTGGAACATCCCTATTCTGTGCAAATCAATGGCAATAAGTTTTCCATCAGGTATGCACCGGGAGAATCGGAGACCTCTATGTTTGGAGGAAACAGCAATTGGCGGGGCCCCATTTGGTTCCCAATCAATTACCTGATCATTGAGTCATTGAAAAAGTTTGACTACTATTACGGTGGAACATTCTCCATTGAATACCCTACGGGGTCTGGGAAATACATCACCTTGGATTTGATCGCGAAAGAATTGTCGCTTAGGTTGATCAACATCTTCATGAAAGACAAAGATGGGAATCGGCCAATCTATGCAGATAATGAGAAAATGCAAAAAGACCCGCATTTTCAGGATTTGATTCTATTCTATGAGTATTTTCATGGAGACAATGGGCGTGGTCTGGGAGCATCCCACCAAACCGGCTGGACAGGCTTGGTTGCCGAGTTGATTCACAAATACCATAAAGAACAGGAATTTTACCCTAATGCTGCTACCGAATTTAGTTCCTAA
- a CDS encoding glycosyltransferase family protein, with the protein MKFLFIVQGEGRGHMTQAQVLKGILEKQGHSIEAVILGTSKRRKIPTYFLNTFNCPIYSFPSPNFVTDKENKSIRLSATIFQNLKKAALFIRTLKQIDLKVQSHQPDGIINFYDILGGLYNFLYKPKAKFIAIGHQYLTFHPDFIFAKQGKFNSFLFKLNTLVTCYGAQMKIALSLWQPCPTTLGPGLKVWPPLIKESIKKSTVKQDDFYLAYVVNPGYAQEIIDSAKKNPTAQIEAFWDNAAFPNPYQVKPNLTFHLINEQLFLEKMATCKGFLTTAGFESIGEAMFLGKPILMVPVKGQYEQRCNALDAEMAGAGMASDTFDLSVLEEYMRRPADSLERKSTFKCWQNTLETHIMEMVAELSGKRKLKV; encoded by the coding sequence ATGAAATTTTTATTTATCGTTCAAGGTGAAGGAAGAGGGCATATGACACAAGCCCAAGTGCTGAAGGGGATATTAGAAAAACAGGGCCACAGTATAGAAGCCGTGATTTTAGGAACTAGTAAAAGAAGAAAAATACCGACTTACTTTTTAAATACTTTTAATTGCCCGATTTATAGTTTCCCTAGTCCCAACTTTGTTACCGATAAAGAAAATAAATCCATTCGACTAAGTGCCACAATTTTTCAAAACTTAAAAAAGGCTGCACTTTTTATCCGAACACTAAAACAGATAGACCTCAAAGTACAATCCCATCAGCCGGATGGGATCATTAATTTTTACGACATTTTAGGTGGTTTGTACAACTTCCTTTATAAACCAAAGGCAAAATTCATTGCAATAGGCCACCAATACCTTACTTTCCACCCGGATTTTATTTTTGCCAAACAGGGCAAATTCAATAGTTTTTTATTTAAGTTAAATACCCTTGTCACCTGTTATGGTGCCCAAATGAAGATTGCTTTGTCCCTTTGGCAACCCTGCCCTACTACCTTAGGACCGGGGCTAAAGGTTTGGCCTCCACTTATCAAAGAAAGCATAAAAAAATCTACTGTCAAGCAAGATGATTTTTATCTGGCATACGTTGTTAACCCGGGCTATGCGCAAGAAATCATAGATTCTGCCAAGAAGAACCCTACAGCACAAATTGAAGCTTTTTGGGACAATGCAGCGTTTCCGAACCCATACCAAGTAAAGCCAAACCTTACTTTCCACCTGATTAATGAACAACTATTCTTGGAAAAAATGGCTACCTGCAAAGGTTTTCTTACGACCGCCGGTTTTGAATCCATAGGAGAGGCCATGTTTTTAGGGAAACCAATTCTTATGGTACCTGTAAAAGGGCAGTATGAACAACGCTGCAATGCCCTTGATGCAGAAATGGCTGGAGCAGGTATGGCCTCAGACACCTTTGACCTTTCCGTTTTGGAGGAATATATGCGAAGGCCGGCAGACAGCCTCGAAAGAAAAAGCACCTTCAAATGTTGGCAAAACACTTTGGAAACCCATATCATGGAAATGGTAGCGGAACTCTCCGGCAAAAGAAAACTCAAGGTTTAA
- a CDS encoding bifunctional ADP-dependent NAD(P)H-hydrate dehydratase/NAD(P)H-hydrate epimerase — MQKVIVGKQVKELDALFVKESGISSYQLMERAANEFCHWFESKYKKAYTVNIYCGTGNNGGDGLAIARILSGMGYEVKVAIIGNQEKGSVDFIKNLKVLPKKVIESNWRQLEPRDLCIDAIFGVGINRPLEGEYLDLVQMLNNNEAVKISVDMPSGLPSETPADGEVFHADYTISFQFPKLALLFPEHAAYVGKLVVRNIGMEPKHFKPFPSEYWFFSGENMPAYHRKFHVFSHKGDFGRIILAGGSFGKMGSICLSTMASLRTGAGLVFCKVPGCGVNIVQSTIPEAMVIPPSSDMEVDADLDLAGIDAIGLGPGLGKGNHAHKLVHHVLENYTGPTVLDADAINILGENREWIALLHPNVVLTPHLKEFERLTGKTCDNHLQRIKLAKDFCMNNHCSLVLKGAFSLLTFPDGTQVFNNSGTVFMATGGSGDVLTGILTSLLGQGYSVKNAAICGVFHHGHAGELAGEKYGRGTLPTDIINSIPQSLLAFGIE, encoded by the coding sequence ATGCAAAAAGTAATAGTAGGAAAACAAGTGAAAGAGCTTGATGCTTTGTTTGTCAAAGAATCGGGAATTAGCTCCTATCAGTTGATGGAAAGGGCTGCCAATGAATTTTGTCATTGGTTTGAATCCAAGTATAAGAAAGCCTACACGGTTAATATTTATTGTGGAACAGGTAATAACGGGGGAGATGGCCTTGCCATTGCAAGAATATTGTCAGGAATGGGTTATGAGGTGAAAGTTGCTATAATTGGCAATCAGGAAAAAGGATCTGTTGATTTCATTAAAAACCTGAAAGTTTTACCGAAAAAAGTAATAGAAAGTAATTGGCGTCAATTGGAGCCCAGGGATCTATGCATAGATGCTATTTTTGGTGTCGGAATAAACCGTCCTTTGGAAGGGGAGTACTTGGATTTGGTGCAAATGTTAAATAATAATGAGGCTGTGAAAATCAGTGTAGACATGCCGTCCGGACTTCCTTCAGAGACTCCGGCAGACGGGGAAGTGTTTCATGCAGATTATACCATCAGCTTCCAATTTCCAAAATTGGCTTTGCTTTTCCCTGAGCATGCTGCTTATGTAGGAAAGTTAGTGGTGAGAAATATAGGAATGGAACCCAAACATTTTAAACCTTTTCCTTCAGAGTATTGGTTTTTTTCCGGAGAGAACATGCCTGCCTACCATCGGAAATTCCATGTCTTTAGTCATAAGGGAGATTTTGGACGCATTATTTTGGCAGGAGGAAGTTTTGGGAAAATGGGATCTATTTGTCTAAGTACAATGGCTTCATTGCGAACAGGGGCGGGGCTTGTGTTTTGCAAAGTACCGGGATGTGGGGTAAACATTGTCCAGTCCACCATACCTGAGGCCATGGTAATTCCCCCGTCCTCTGATATGGAAGTGGATGCTGATCTTGATCTTGCAGGGATAGACGCAATAGGCCTGGGCCCCGGATTGGGCAAAGGTAATCATGCGCATAAACTGGTACACCATGTTCTTGAAAACTATACAGGGCCTACTGTACTGGATGCTGATGCCATTAATATCCTTGGAGAAAATCGGGAGTGGATAGCTTTATTGCACCCAAATGTTGTGCTGACACCACATTTAAAAGAGTTTGAAAGGTTAACGGGTAAAACCTGTGACAATCACCTTCAGCGAATTAAACTGGCCAAAGATTTTTGCATGAATAATCATTGCAGTTTGGTTTTAAAGGGAGCATTTAGTCTGCTTACTTTTCCGGATGGAACTCAGGTATTTAATAATTCCGGAACAGTTTTTATGGCTACAGGTGGTTCCGGAGATGTGCTCACAGGAATACTCACCTCCTTATTAGGCCAGGGATATTCAGTGAAAAATGCAGCCATTTGTGGTGTTTTTCATCATGGACATGCCGGAGAACTTGCCGGAGAAAAATATGGAAGGGGCACTTTGCCTACAGATATCATCAACAGTATTCCACAAAGCTTATTAGCTTTCGGAATAGAATAA